A portion of the Rhodopseudomonas sp. BAL398 genome contains these proteins:
- a CDS encoding acetyl-CoA C-acetyltransferase, whose amino-acid sequence MAEAYIVAAARTAGGRRGGRLAGWHPVDLAASVLDSLVERSGVDPAAVEDVLMGCVGQGGEQAVNVGRNAVLASKLPESVPGTSIDRQCGSSQQALHFAAQAVMAGTMDIVIAAGVESMTRVPMGSPSILAAKAGMGNYKSPRMETLYPNIQFSQFSGAEMMAEKYGLSKDELDEFAYNSHRRAIAATQAGRFKDEIVPLQITRADGSTDTHHIDEGIRFDATLDGIKAVKLIQEGGKLSAASASQICDGASGVMIVNEKGLKQLGIAPMARIHHMTMIGGDPVIMLEAPLPATERALKKAGMKIDDIDLFEVNEAFASVPAAWLKTTGANPARLNVNGGAIALGHPLGGSGTKLMTTLVHALKQQNKRYGLQTMCEGGGMANVTIVERL is encoded by the coding sequence GCTCGATTCGCTGGTCGAGCGTTCCGGCGTCGATCCGGCGGCGGTCGAAGACGTGTTGATGGGCTGCGTCGGCCAGGGTGGCGAGCAGGCGGTCAATGTCGGGCGCAATGCAGTGCTGGCCTCGAAGCTGCCGGAAAGCGTGCCCGGCACCTCGATCGACCGGCAGTGCGGCTCCTCGCAGCAGGCGCTGCATTTCGCCGCCCAGGCGGTGATGGCGGGCACCATGGATATCGTGATCGCGGCCGGCGTCGAGAGCATGACAAGGGTGCCGATGGGCTCGCCCAGCATTCTCGCCGCCAAGGCCGGCATGGGCAATTACAAGAGCCCGCGGATGGAGACGCTCTATCCCAACATCCAGTTCAGCCAGTTCAGCGGCGCCGAAATGATGGCGGAGAAATACGGGCTGTCGAAGGACGAACTCGACGAATTCGCTTATAACAGCCATCGGCGCGCGATCGCCGCGACGCAAGCGGGCCGGTTCAAGGACGAGATCGTGCCGCTGCAGATCACCCGCGCCGACGGCTCCACCGACACCCATCACATCGACGAGGGCATCCGCTTCGACGCCACGCTCGACGGCATCAAGGCGGTCAAGCTGATCCAGGAAGGCGGCAAACTCTCGGCCGCCTCCGCCAGCCAGATCTGCGACGGCGCCTCTGGCGTTATGATCGTCAATGAGAAAGGGCTCAAGCAGCTCGGCATCGCGCCGATGGCGCGGATCCATCATATGACCATGATCGGCGGCGATCCGGTGATCATGCTGGAAGCCCCCTTGCCGGCCACCGAACGCGCGCTGAAAAAGGCCGGCATGAAGATCGACGACATCGACCTGTTCGAGGTCAACGAAGCCTTCGCCTCGGTGCCGGCGGCCTGGCTGAAGACCACCGGCGCCAATCCCGCAAGGCTCAACGTCAATGGCGGCGCGATCGCGCTCGGCCATCCGCTGGGCGGCTCCGGCACCAAGCTGATGACCACGCTGGTCCATGCGCTGAAGCAGCAGAACAAGCGCTACGGCTTGCAGACAATGTGCGAAGGTGGTGGCATGGCCAATGTCACCATCGTCGAGCGGCTGTAG